In Gemmatimonadaceae bacterium, the following proteins share a genomic window:
- a CDS encoding arginine deiminase family protein produces MALGERTYADDSPIDGTLAAKQHDEYQNALRRCGARVVSIPGCSELADCVFVEDTAIVVDEIAVMMSMGALSRRDEVPTIEAALRDFRTIARVELPARIDGGDVVCSGRDVFVGLSKRTNAAGVDALRTILAPFGYRVTAVPVLHCLHLKSACSALPDGSLLVNAGLISTSPIQGREFVPVPPAEQLAGDVLVIGERIIASDAFPETISLLAARGWEVVPVSVSEFAKAEGGVTCMSLVFNTGLD; encoded by the coding sequence ATGGCACTCGGGGAGCGAACGTACGCCGACGATTCGCCGATCGATGGAACGCTGGCGGCGAAACAGCACGACGAGTATCAGAACGCGCTGCGCCGCTGCGGTGCGCGTGTCGTTTCGATTCCCGGCTGCTCCGAGTTGGCGGACTGCGTGTTCGTCGAAGACACCGCGATCGTGGTCGACGAGATCGCGGTGATGATGTCGATGGGCGCGCTGTCGCGGCGCGACGAAGTGCCGACGATCGAAGCGGCGCTCAGAGACTTCCGAACGATCGCTCGCGTGGAGCTGCCGGCCAGAATCGATGGCGGCGACGTCGTGTGCAGCGGCCGGGACGTGTTCGTAGGTCTGTCCAAGCGCACGAACGCCGCGGGGGTCGACGCGCTGCGGACGATTCTCGCTCCCTTCGGCTACAGGGTCACGGCGGTGCCCGTGTTGCACTGTCTCCACCTCAAGTCGGCGTGCAGCGCCTTGCCTGATGGAAGCCTTCTCGTGAACGCAGGTCTCATCTCGACGTCGCCGATTCAGGGGCGCGAGTTCGTGCCGGTTCCGCCAGCGGAGCAACTCGCCGGCGACGTCCTCGTGATCGGAGAGCGCATCATCGCGTCGGATGCATTTCCAGAGACGATTTCGCTGTTGGCCGCGCGCGGCTGGGAAGTGGTTCCCGTGTCGGTGAGCGAATTCGCGAAGGCCGAAGGTGGAGTGACCTGCATGAGCCTCGTGTTCAACACCGGGCTCGACTGA